The proteins below come from a single Campylobacter sp. CCUG 57310 genomic window:
- a CDS encoding molybdenum cofactor biosynthesis protein MoaE — protein sequence MQIYEGSLDVNQITNSWYDEFKDKNCGALITFVGIVREEGGISALSFDIYEPILAKWLKNWKEKAAKENAYVLFAHSKGDVAVHTSSYVAGVISPQRKVALRLINEFVEDFKANAPIWKYDVINGERIYAKERSQAIKGAGLLA from the coding sequence ATGCAAATTTATGAAGGAAGTTTAGACGTAAATCAAATCACAAATTCTTGGTACGATGAGTTTAAGGATAAAAACTGCGGAGCTTTGATAACTTTTGTAGGTATCGTGCGTGAAGAAGGCGGTATAAGCGCGCTTAGCTTTGATATATATGAGCCGATTTTAGCTAAATGGCTAAAAAACTGGAAAGAAAAAGCCGCAAAAGAAAACGCTTATGTCCTCTTTGCGCACTCAAAGGGCGATGTAGCGGTACATACAAGCTCGTATGTAGCAGGAGTCATAAGCCCTCAAAGAAAAGTAGCGCTAAGGCTAATCAACGAATTTGTCGAGGACTTTAAAGCAAACGCTCCTATCTGGAAATACGACGTGATAAACGGCGAGAGAATTTACGCTAAAGAGCGAAGCCAAGCGATAAAAGGCGCAGGGCTTTTAGCTTAA
- a CDS encoding aminoacetone oxidase family FAD-binding enzyme: MSKIYDVLIIGAGASGLFLASNLHGLEVAILEKNSCAGKKILASGGGKCNITNRYISSQNYLGDEEFIAKALLNLSFCDVLEFFAELKFKEIRQNQFFCASSARDVLGVLLRLCEQNKAKIFYNCDVKSASKISNSKNCEIGVCGDLSKSQNEIFEILTHNGQKFRAKSLVVASGGLSYKALGASDIGYLVAQNFGLQVTKTAPALVGFTVQKDEFWFKNLSGVSLNAEISLNTKNILGLKFKDQDKSNSDKKTALSGRKFSADVLFTHKGISGPAVLSASLFWSKGAVRINFLPNFDTRCLIRTKKQLSTILPLPKRFTLEFLKANELEDRAFGEYNEEQKAKILKLFDYPFAPAGTFGFERAEVTKGGVSTDEIDENFECKSVKNLYFIGEVLDVTGMLGGYNLHFAFTSAKILANYLNLRLP, from the coding sequence TTGAGTAAAATTTACGATGTTTTAATTATCGGAGCAGGCGCTAGCGGACTGTTTTTGGCCTCAAATTTGCATGGACTAGAGGTTGCGATCTTAGAAAAAAACTCCTGCGCAGGCAAAAAAATTCTAGCAAGCGGTGGCGGCAAATGCAACATCACAAACCGCTACATAAGCTCACAAAACTATCTTGGCGATGAAGAATTTATCGCTAAAGCGCTTTTAAATTTAAGTTTTTGCGATGTGCTTGAATTCTTCGCAGAGCTTAAATTTAAAGAGATAAGGCAAAATCAATTTTTTTGCGCAAGCTCCGCCAGAGACGTTTTGGGAGTGCTTTTAAGATTGTGTGAGCAAAACAAAGCGAAGATATTTTATAACTGCGACGTAAAGAGTGCTAGTAAAATTTCAAATTCTAAAAATTGTGAAATTGGCGTTTGTGGCGATTTGTCAAAATCCCAAAATGAAATTTTTGAAATTTTAACCCACAACGGGCAGAAATTTAGAGCCAAAAGTCTTGTGGTAGCAAGCGGCGGACTTAGTTATAAAGCTCTTGGCGCAAGCGATATAGGCTATCTTGTCGCTCAAAATTTCGGCTTGCAAGTAACCAAAACCGCTCCGGCTTTAGTTGGCTTTACGGTTCAAAAGGATGAATTTTGGTTTAAAAATTTAAGCGGTGTTAGCCTAAATGCCGAAATTTCTTTAAATACAAAAAATATATTAGGTTTAAAATTTAAAGACCAAGATAAGTCAAATTCAGATAAAAAAACGGCTTTAAGCGGGCGAAAATTTAGCGCAGATGTTTTATTTACTCATAAAGGCATTAGCGGACCTGCCGTATTAAGCGCATCTTTGTTTTGGAGCAAAGGCGCTGTTAGGATAAATTTTTTACCGAATTTTGATACGAGATGTTTAATCCGTACAAAAAAGCAACTTTCTACGATTTTGCCGCTTCCAAAGCGATTTACGCTTGAATTTTTAAAGGCAAACGAGCTAGAGGATAGGGCTTTTGGCGAATATAACGAAGAACAAAAGGCTAAAATTTTAAAGTTGTTTGATTATCCGTTTGCGCCTGCGGGAACCTTTGGATTTGAACGCGCAGAAGTTACTAAAGGCGGCGTTAGCACAGATGAAATAGATGAAAATTTTGAGTGTAAAAGTGTTAAAAACCTATACTTCATCGGCGAGGTTTTAGACGTTACGGGCATGCTTGGCGGATATAATTTGCATTTTGCTTTTACAAGCGCGAAAATTTTAGCCAATTATTTAAATTTAAGACTTCCATAA
- a CDS encoding ImmA/IrrE family metallo-endopeptidase: MVADYTRAIEQAKMLLNSSKTNLSYPINLATILNELNLKAEYSDKITDEALLDPNQKTIFIRRDDLPMTRKLFSIAHEIGHWMLHSRDKSRPRINFSNKLICDEISKVEEQEANAFAAELLMPYDEVRKLIMIGYSVENLMTYFNVSYEFAYYRYMSVSGMIY, encoded by the coding sequence ATGGTAGCCGATTATACTAGAGCTATAGAACAAGCAAAAATGCTACTAAATAGTAGCAAAACAAATCTTTCTTACCCAATAAATTTAGCTACCATTTTAAATGAACTAAATCTAAAAGCGGAATATAGTGATAAGATAACAGATGAAGCGTTATTAGATCCAAACCAAAAAACTATTTTTATTCGTAGAGATGATCTACCTATGACTAGAAAATTATTTTCAATAGCTCACGAGATAGGACATTGGATGTTGCATTCTCGTGATAAGAGTAGGCCTCGAATAAATTTTTCAAACAAACTTATATGCGATGAAATATCCAAAGTAGAAGAGCAGGAAGCTAATGCATTTGCTGCAGAACTGCTTATGCCGTATGATGAGGTAAGAAAATTAATAATGATAGGTTATAGTGTTGAAAATTTAATGACATACTTTAATGTATCTTATGAATTTGCTTATTATAGGTATATGTCGGTTTCAGGAATGATATACTAA
- a CDS encoding MoaD/ThiS family protein, with the protein MVEVEFLGPIKFENIKLEASNLGELKDALKGYHELELSEWLKICAVAVNDEIISELNTPLKDGDRISILPPVCGG; encoded by the coding sequence ATGGTAGAGGTTGAATTCTTAGGACCTATAAAATTTGAAAACATAAAGCTTGAAGCCTCAAATTTGGGCGAGCTAAAGGACGCTTTAAAAGGCTATCATGAGCTTGAGCTTAGCGAGTGGCTTAAAATTTGCGCAGTAGCCGTAAATGACGAGATAATTAGTGAGCTTAACACCCCTCTTAAAGACGGAGATAGAATTTCTATCTTACCACCTGTTTGCGGAGGCTGA
- a CDS encoding molybdopterin molybdotransferase MoeA has product MKEFMSYEASLDILRSTITPWDKIQKVAITEVLDRHIATDVVAADNYPPKPTSAMDGYAFAWSENLNELELITDLPAGTDKGINVSGAKCVKTFTGSLMSEGTDTLIPVENVEVAGSKIIIKKPVNKGFAVREVGESYKKGEILIKKGTKIGYAEIALMAELGMFHISVFVRPRVAILATGSEIRDLGEPLLNPAQIHSSNHIAIAQMVRKMGAEPIICEIAKDNANTVKTAIINALKSADVLVTTGGVSMGDYDFVKGALNENFKLIIDGAAIKPGRHIKVAKSEDKYIFALPGFPYSAMVMCVLYVRVLINSWFNLPEPKITAIMDEDYKKRSPFLEFTAANLVNRDGKIYLNLEGKKLGSSAIVNNLLNDAALLIIPKETEFIARGEVVEVLKMV; this is encoded by the coding sequence ATGAAAGAATTTATGAGCTATGAAGCAAGCTTGGACATACTGCGCTCTACGATCACGCCTTGGGATAAGATTCAAAAGGTAGCCATTACCGAAGTGCTTGATCGCCATATCGCCACAGATGTAGTTGCAGCCGATAACTACCCGCCAAAACCGACTTCGGCTATGGACGGATATGCGTTTGCATGGAGTGAAAATTTAAATGAACTTGAGCTTATCACTGACCTTCCGGCAGGAACCGATAAGGGCATAAACGTAAGCGGCGCAAAATGCGTAAAAACCTTCACGGGCTCGCTTATGAGCGAAGGAACCGATACTCTTATACCCGTTGAAAACGTCGAAGTAGCAGGCTCTAAAATAATTATAAAAAAGCCCGTAAACAAAGGCTTTGCCGTGCGAGAAGTGGGCGAAAGCTATAAAAAAGGCGAAATTTTAATCAAAAAAGGCACCAAAATCGGCTACGCAGAAATTGCATTAATGGCCGAACTTGGGATGTTTCACATAAGCGTATTTGTGCGTCCTAGAGTTGCGATACTAGCTACCGGAAGCGAGATAAGAGATCTTGGCGAGCCGCTTTTAAACCCTGCTCAAATTCACAGCTCAAACCATATCGCAATCGCCCAAATGGTTCGCAAAATGGGAGCCGAGCCTATCATCTGCGAAATTGCAAAAGATAATGCAAACACCGTAAAAACAGCCATCATCAACGCCTTAAAAAGTGCGGACGTACTTGTAACCACAGGCGGAGTCAGCATGGGGGATTACGACTTCGTAAAAGGCGCGCTGAATGAAAATTTTAAACTAATAATAGACGGAGCGGCGATTAAACCGGGCAGACATATAAAAGTAGCAAAAAGCGAAGATAAATACATATTTGCGCTTCCCGGATTTCCGTATTCGGCGATGGTTATGTGCGTGCTTTACGTGCGAGTTTTGATAAATTCGTGGTTTAATCTGCCCGAGCCAAAAATAACTGCGATAATGGATGAAGATTATAAAAAACGCTCTCCGTTTTTGGAATTTACGGCTGCAAATTTAGTAAATCGCGACGGCAAAATTTACCTGAATTTAGAGGGCAAGAAGCTTGGAAGCTCCGCGATCGTAAATAACCTGCTAAATGACGCCGCACTTTTAATCATCCCAAAAGAGACCGAATTTATCGCTCGTGGCGAAGTGGTCGAAGTTCTAAAGATGGTTTAA
- the yedE gene encoding YedE family putative selenium transporter has protein sequence MNTLKWQIVAGGALGVVAALLVFFGNPGNMGVCAACFLRDITGSLGFHRASVVQYMRPEIMGLVIGGFIASVLWTKEFAPTTGSSPFLRFFLGVFAMIGCLVFLGCPWRAFLRLGGGDLSALAGLGGLIAGVSFGVMFKKLGYKLDGGAVTSKAFGILPVVIAAALFAALIFGFKAGENGALFASVKGPGSMHAAVWISLGAGVLIGILMHKSKFCSVGAIGHIYKGDFSMFAGLLSIIFFASVANLALEQYKFGFEDQPIAHNDYIWNFLGMALAGLCFSLSEGCPGKHLVQMGTGNLNSVIFVIGMMTGAAFAHNFMLASSPSGITANAPYAVIAGFVFAVYVGLFKR, from the coding sequence ATGAACACTTTAAAATGGCAAATCGTAGCCGGCGGAGCGCTTGGCGTGGTGGCAGCTCTTCTTGTATTTTTTGGCAATCCGGGCAACATGGGTGTATGTGCAGCTTGCTTCTTGCGAGATATAACGGGCTCGCTTGGGTTTCACAGAGCAAGTGTCGTGCAGTATATGCGTCCCGAGATCATGGGGCTTGTCATAGGCGGGTTTATAGCAAGCGTGCTTTGGACGAAAGAATTTGCTCCAACTACGGGATCCTCGCCGTTTTTGCGCTTTTTCTTGGGCGTTTTTGCGATGATCGGATGTCTTGTATTTCTTGGTTGCCCATGGAGGGCGTTTTTGCGTCTTGGCGGAGGCGATTTAAGCGCACTGGCAGGCCTTGGCGGACTTATAGCAGGAGTTAGCTTTGGAGTGATGTTTAAGAAATTGGGCTACAAGCTTGACGGCGGAGCAGTTACTAGCAAGGCGTTTGGAATTTTGCCTGTAGTAATTGCCGCGGCTTTATTTGCTGCGTTGATATTTGGCTTTAAAGCGGGCGAAAACGGTGCGCTTTTTGCCTCTGTAAAGGGTCCTGGCTCAATGCACGCAGCCGTTTGGATATCGCTTGGCGCGGGAGTTTTGATAGGAATTTTGATGCATAAGAGCAAATTTTGCAGCGTAGGAGCGATAGGACACATCTATAAGGGCGATTTTTCTATGTTTGCGGGGCTGCTTAGTATTATATTTTTTGCAAGCGTTGCAAATTTAGCCCTTGAGCAGTATAAATTCGGCTTTGAAGATCAGCCTATCGCGCATAATGACTACATATGGAATTTTTTAGGAATGGCACTTGCCGGGCTTTGCTTTAGCCTTAGCGAAGGGTGTCCGGGCAAGCATTTAGTGCAGATGGGAACGGGAAATTTAAACTCGGTTATATTTGTTATCGGGATGATGACCGGGGCGGCTTTTGCTCATAACTTTATGCTTGCAAGCTCTCCAAGCGGAATAACCGCAAATGCGCCTTATGCCGTGATAGCGGGGTTTGTTTTTGCCGTTTATGTCGGGCTTTTTAAAAGGTAA
- a CDS encoding molecular chaperone, translating into MANASDIAAARALYYSLFSRLFAFSFKEDRFDGVSKMLGLISAASLDEESNAAAMRLSLNFSEPNPQNVVQEYDDIFHSPPRPLRNTFSYYDEGYEVGNACVEIKKLLLKTDIRRDEKKFKENEDSVGFVFTLMSEFIQRVIDGKSEYEEISAELFKDIINPCIDEFCDKLFMHDASEIYKDVAILLRNFIEFERIYYDVPRPINDSELSKKSSGLARSEMIRREKNRVRKLKSQGEI; encoded by the coding sequence GTGGCGAACGCTTCTGATATAGCTGCTGCTAGAGCGCTTTACTATTCGCTGTTTTCAAGGCTTTTTGCATTTAGCTTTAAAGAGGATAGATTTGACGGCGTAAGCAAGATGCTTGGGCTTATTAGCGCGGCTAGTTTGGACGAGGAGTCAAATGCCGCAGCTATGAGGCTTAGCTTAAATTTTAGTGAGCCTAATCCGCAAAACGTAGTGCAGGAGTATGATGATATATTTCACTCTCCGCCAAGACCGCTTAGAAATACATTTTCGTATTATGATGAGGGCTATGAGGTCGGAAACGCCTGTGTTGAGATCAAAAAACTGCTTCTAAAAACGGATATTAGAAGAGATGAGAAGAAATTTAAAGAAAACGAAGATAGCGTAGGGTTTGTATTTACGCTTATGAGTGAATTTATACAAAGAGTGATAGATGGAAAAAGCGAGTATGAAGAGATTTCGGCTGAGCTTTTTAAGGATATTATAAACCCTTGCATAGATGAATTTTGCGATAAGCTATTTATGCATGATGCTTCTGAAATCTATAAAGACGTTGCGATTTTGCTTAGAAATTTCATAGAGTTTGAAAGAATCTACTATGATGTGCCAAGACCTATCAACGATAGCGAACTTAGTAAAAAAAGCTCAGGGCTTGCACGCTCTGAGATGATTAGACGAGAGAAAAATAGAGTTAGAAAACTAAAATCACAAGGAGAGATTTGA
- the rdgB gene encoding RdgB/HAM1 family non-canonical purine NTP pyrophosphatase, protein MKIVLATSNKGKVKEIKDFLKEYEIYSLNEICEPFDIAEDGTSFKENALIKARAVYNKLCELNLQDEFIALSDDSGISVDALGGKPGIYSARFSELATDEANRAKLISELKALNLPSSRAYYTACIAIASKFGEFSTHGFMHGTALTEERGENGFGYDALFIPNDFDKTLGELDDEIKLKISHRSKGLELIKFVLRSVKRNFR, encoded by the coding sequence GTGAAAATAGTTCTAGCCACGTCCAACAAAGGCAAGGTTAAAGAGATAAAAGATTTCTTAAAAGAGTATGAAATTTACTCGCTTAACGAGATTTGCGAGCCTTTCGATATAGCTGAAGACGGAACGAGCTTTAAAGAAAATGCGCTTATTAAGGCAAGAGCCGTTTATAATAAACTTTGCGAGCTAAATTTGCAGGATGAATTTATAGCTCTAAGCGATGATAGCGGCATTAGCGTAGATGCGCTCGGCGGCAAGCCGGGAATTTACTCTGCCAGATTTAGCGAGCTTGCAACGGACGAGGCAAACAGAGCCAAACTGATATCCGAACTAAAAGCGCTAAATTTACCTAGCTCGCGTGCTTACTACACGGCTTGTATCGCGATAGCTAGTAAATTTGGAGAATTTAGCACGCATGGATTTATGCACGGAACTGCACTTACCGAAGAAAGGGGCGAAAACGGCTTTGGCTATGATGCGCTATTTATACCAAACGACTTTGATAAAACTCTTGGCGAGCTTGATGATGAGATAAAGCTTAAAATTTCTCACCGATCAAAAGGGCTTGAGTTAATTAAATTTGTACTAAGGAGCGTTAAAAGAAATTTTAGATGA
- the nspC gene encoding carboxynorspermidine decarboxylase, whose product MNEILNTVKTPAYVCEEALLRKNLELLKRVKDESGAKILVALKGFALSGVMDIVSEYLDGATCSGLHEAKFANDFVKGEIHTYSPAFKDEEFDEILAISKHVVFNSFNQWQKFKDKALKSGVECGLRVNPESSVAPTDMYNPCGRFSRLGITAKNFRADLLDGITGLHFHALCEESAESLETVLMAFEEKFGEFIPKMKWINFGGGHHITRKDYNARLLINLIKNFRAKYGVEVYLEPGEAVGWQTGFLISSVLDIVENEKNIAILDTSTEAHMPDTILMPYRPAVRNESKNGKFSYRFGGNTCLAGDIVGIDAGNAEYKFDEELKIGDRVIFEDQIHYTIVKNTTFNGIKLPDLLLLTKEGEIKTLREFGYEEYKRRN is encoded by the coding sequence ATGAATGAAATTTTAAATACCGTAAAAACTCCGGCTTATGTTTGCGAAGAGGCTTTGTTGCGTAAAAATTTAGAGCTTTTAAAGCGTGTTAAAGATGAAAGCGGAGCTAAAATTTTAGTAGCTCTTAAAGGCTTTGCATTAAGCGGCGTGATGGATATCGTAAGCGAGTATCTTGACGGAGCCACTTGCAGCGGCTTGCATGAGGCGAAATTTGCAAATGATTTTGTAAAAGGCGAAATTCACACATACAGCCCGGCCTTTAAAGATGAGGAATTTGATGAAATTTTGGCTATCTCAAAGCATGTGGTTTTCAATAGCTTTAATCAGTGGCAAAAATTTAAAGATAAAGCCTTAAAAAGCGGAGTTGAATGCGGACTTAGAGTAAATCCTGAAAGTTCGGTTGCGCCTACCGATATGTATAATCCATGCGGTAGATTTAGCCGTTTAGGCATAACGGCTAAGAATTTTAGAGCGGATCTGCTTGATGGTATCACGGGACTTCATTTTCACGCTCTTTGTGAGGAGAGTGCCGAGAGTTTAGAGACTGTGCTTATGGCGTTTGAGGAGAAATTCGGCGAGTTTATACCTAAGATGAAATGGATAAATTTCGGCGGCGGGCATCACATAACCAGAAAAGATTACAATGCCCGACTTCTTATAAATTTGATTAAAAATTTCCGTGCAAAATACGGAGTTGAGGTCTATCTTGAGCCCGGAGAAGCGGTCGGCTGGCAGACGGGATTTTTGATCTCAAGCGTGCTTGATATCGTAGAAAACGAAAAGAATATCGCTATTTTAGATACTTCCACAGAAGCGCATATGCCAGATACTATACTAATGCCTTATCGACCCGCCGTTAGAAACGAGAGTAAAAACGGTAAATTTAGCTATCGTTTTGGCGGCAATACCTGTCTTGCAGGCGATATCGTCGGAATTGATGCCGGCAATGCCGAATATAAATTTGATGAAGAGCTTAAGATCGGCGATAGAGTGATATTTGAAGATCAAATTCACTACACTATCGTAAAAAATACGACTTTTAACGGCATTAAGCTGCCCGATTTGCTCCTTTTGACAAAAGAGGGCGAGATAAAAACGCTTAGAGAATTTGGTTACGAAGAGTATAAAAGACGAAATTAG
- a CDS encoding twin-arginine translocation signal domain-containing protein yields MEKNRREFLKKLGVAGSVAVASAGAAYAAGSNLKSGKSKKNEVLYTRSKTWEFYYKQAN; encoded by the coding sequence ATGGAGAAAAACAGACGAGAGTTTTTAAAAAAGCTCGGCGTTGCAGGTAGCGTTGCCGTAGCTTCCGCAGGGGCGGCATATGCAGCCGGCTCAAATTTAAAAAGCGGAAAGAGTAAGAAAAACGAGGTGCTTTATACAAGAAGCAAAACTTGGGAATTTTATTATAAACAAGCAAACTAA
- a CDS encoding MFS transporter: protein MLKSVLPLSFIIGSRFFGIFIILPVISVYALELEHSSEFFVGVLIGVYALTQVIFQIPFGYFSDKFGRKITLCLGLVIFIIGALICAQATDIYTMILGRFIQGVGAIGGVATAMISDNTKEEVRGKAMAIMGVFIGVSFALSMLIAPSMSAKFGLSSLFYLSAALTAFCIVLLYTAVPKDPKIQHYEDKTPFFKLISNRNLFLMNLTNFMQKMLMSVAFFIIPVVLVHDFGGSKDELWKIYAVSTVFGFIAMGLGGAIGEKRGLGKHLLVVGVVFFIASYLFFALAKSELVFCIGVVLFFVGFNLHEPIMQSIASKFAKVSEKGAALGVFNSSGFMGTFIGGIGAGALLKYYDLNVLCIVFIVLCVIWLVLLRWLDNPVIFKNIYFGLEDNVNLEAVSNLDEVVECYKTANNYVIKYNSKMIDEAALFDRIKN from the coding sequence ATGTTAAAAAGCGTTTTGCCTCTGTCTTTTATCATCGGAAGCAGATTTTTTGGGATATTTATCATACTGCCTGTTATCAGCGTTTATGCTTTGGAGCTTGAGCACTCAAGCGAATTTTTTGTAGGAGTTTTAATAGGCGTTTATGCGCTAACTCAGGTGATTTTTCAGATACCTTTTGGCTATTTTTCGGACAAATTCGGGCGCAAGATCACTCTTTGTCTGGGGCTTGTGATCTTTATTATCGGAGCCTTGATCTGCGCGCAGGCAACCGATATCTACACGATGATTTTGGGGCGTTTTATACAGGGTGTGGGCGCTATCGGGGGCGTTGCTACTGCGATGATAAGCGATAATACAAAAGAAGAAGTTAGAGGCAAGGCGATGGCGATAATGGGCGTATTTATCGGCGTAAGTTTCGCTCTTTCGATGCTTATCGCACCAAGCATGAGTGCGAAATTCGGACTTTCAAGCCTCTTTTATCTAAGTGCGGCGCTTACTGCGTTTTGTATAGTGCTTTTATATACTGCTGTGCCAAAAGACCCTAAAATTCAGCATTATGAAGATAAAACGCCATTTTTTAAGCTCATATCAAATAGAAATTTATTTTTAATGAATCTAACAAATTTCATGCAAAAAATGCTTATGTCTGTGGCTTTTTTCATTATTCCGGTCGTCTTGGTTCATGATTTTGGAGGTTCTAAAGATGAGCTTTGGAAAATTTATGCAGTTTCTACCGTGTTTGGCTTCATCGCGATGGGGCTTGGCGGAGCAATAGGCGAAAAAAGAGGTCTTGGCAAGCATCTTTTGGTAGTAGGAGTTGTATTTTTCATAGCCTCCTATCTCTTTTTTGCATTGGCAAAGAGCGAGCTTGTGTTTTGTATCGGCGTTGTGCTGTTTTTCGTAGGGTTTAACCTTCACGAGCCTATCATGCAGTCAATCGCTTCAAAATTTGCCAAAGTCAGTGAAAAGGGAGCCGCTCTTGGCGTGTTTAACTCTTCCGGGTTTATGGGAACTTTCATAGGCGGCATAGGGGCGGGAGCTTTGCTGAAATATTATGATTTAAATGTGCTTTGCATCGTTTTTATCGTTCTTTGCGTGATCTGGCTTGTGCTTTTAAGATGGCTTGATAATCCCGTTATTTTTAAAAATATCTATTTTGGGCTTGAGGATAACGTAAATTTAGAGGCTGTTTCAAATCTCGACGAGGTTGTTGAATGCTACAAAACCGCAAACAACTACGTTATCAAATATAACTCTAAAATGATAGATGAAGCCGCTTTATTTGATAGGATTAAAAACTAA